The following proteins are co-located in the bacterium genome:
- a CDS encoding DUF2182 domain-containing protein gives MLAALGIMSLTWMIVIAVLVIVQKFVPVRAAIDVPIALAMIGFGILIVTAPAAVPGLAPSM, from the coding sequence ATGCTGGCGGCGCTCGGGATCATGAGCCTGACGTGGATGATCGTCATCGCCGTCCTCGTCATTGTCCAAAAGTTCGTGCCCGTGCGGGCCGCCATCGATGTACCGATTGCACTCGCCATGATCGGATTTGGCATCCTAATCGTTACCGCGCCCGCGGCGGTTCCCGGACTCG